One genomic window of Cannabis sativa cultivar Pink pepper isolate KNU-18-1 chromosome 2, ASM2916894v1, whole genome shotgun sequence includes the following:
- the LOC115721103 gene encoding germin-like protein subfamily 2 member 1, giving the protein MATLMTLLVLTFASFFATSFADPELLQDVCVADLNSAVKVNGFPCKANVSADDFSFAGLANPGATNNTFKSKVTGANVQNIPGLNTLGVSMARIDYAPGGINPPHTHPRATEIVFVLEGELDVGFITTANVLISKTIKKGDVFAFPRGLVHFQKNNGKNPAAVIAGFNSQLPGTQSIATTLFGATPPVPDNVLTMAFQIGTKEVQKIKSRFAPKM; this is encoded by the exons atgGCGACTCTCATGACTCTTCTCGTGTTGACATTCGCCTCATTCTTCGCCACCTCCTTCGCCGATCCCGAACTCCTCCAAGATGTTTGCGTAGCCGATCTCAACTCTG CTGTGAAAGTTAATGGATTCCCTTGTAAGGCCAACGTAAGCGCCGATGATTTCTCCTTCGCCGGATTAGCCAATCCAGGTGCGACCAACAACACTTTCAAGTCCAAGGTCACCGGAGCCAACGTCCAGAACATTCCAGGCCTTAACACACTAGGAGTCTCTATGGCGCGTATTGACTACGCTCCCGGAGGTATTAACCCACCACACACTCACCCACGCGCCACCGAGATTGTTTTCGTTCTTGAAGGTGAATTAGACGTTGGTTTCATCACCACCGCCAATGTTTTGATCTCCAAGACTATCAAGAAGGGAGATGTATTTGCTTTCCCTAGAGGACTTGTTCATTTCCAGAAGAACAACGGCAAGAACCCTGCCGCTGTTATCGCCGGATTTAATAGCCAGTTGCCGGGGACTCAGTCCATTGCCACCACATTATTCGGGGCCACCCCACCTGTGCCGGACAATGTCTTGACCATGGCTTTCCAGATTGGTACAAAAGAGGTTCAGAAAATCAAATCCAGATTTGCTCCCAAAATGTAA
- the LOC115718877 gene encoding glutamate--tRNA ligase, cytoplasmic, whose product MEIKSLVFSPDTPPLSVIAAAKVAGISLPIDTSGSSDSHPSFNFTDGLKLHGTYVLLRYVARISTIPNFYGQNAYESGQIDEWLEYTPVLSSGSAFETACKYVDVYLESRTFLVGQCLSIADIAIWSGLAGTGPRWESLRKSKKYQNLVRWFNSILAEHSDALTEVLATYVGKKGRPVPVKSKEHQGVSQSTKSVNGDVSKAGSRSTFEVDLPDAEIGKVKLRFAPEPSGFLHIGHSKAALLNQYFAQRYQGEVIIRFDDTNPAKESNEFVDNLLKDIETLGIKFETVTYTSDYFPQLMEMAEKLIREGKAYVDDTPREQMQKERMDGIESKCRNNSIEENLKLWKEMIAGSERGLQCCVRGKLDMQDPNKSLRDPVYYRCNPIPHHRIGSKYKIYPTYDFACPFVDSIEGITHALRSSEYHDRNAQYYRIQEDMGLRKVFLYEFSRLNMVYTLLSKRKLLWFVQNGQVDGWDDPRFPTVQGIVRRGLKVEALIQFILEQGASKNLNLMEWDKLWSINKKIIDPVCPRHTAIIEERRVLLTLTNGPEEPFVRIIPRHKKYEGAGDKATTFTKRIWLDYADAELITAEEEVTLMDWGNAIIKGIEKDQEGKVTQLTGVLHLEGSVKTTKLKLTWLPETNELVNLSLMEFDYLITKKKLEEGEDFLDVLNPCTKKETAALGDSNMRNLKRGDVLQLERKGYFRCDAPYIRPSKPVVLLSIPDGRQQTGFK is encoded by the exons ATGGAGATAAAGTCGCTGGTTTTTTCGCCAGATACTCCTCCGCTCTCGGTCATTGCTGCCGCTAAGGTTGCCGGGATCTCTCTCCCCATTGACACTTCTGGTTCTTCTGATTCTCATCCGTCTTTTAATTTCACTGATGG GCTAAAGTTGCATGGAACATATGTACTACTTCGATATGTTGCTCGGATTTCCACCATTCCTAATTTCTATGGACAGAATGCATATGAATCTGGCCAG ATTGATGAATGGCTGGAATATACTCCTGTTCTTTCATCAGGTTCTGCATTTGAGACCGCATGCAAATATGTTGATGTTTATTTAGAGAGCCGTACATTTCTGGTGGGCCAATGTTTGTCAATTGCAGATATAGCAATTTGGTCAGGTCTTGCAG GAACTGGGCCTAGATGGGAAAGTTTGAGGAAGTCAAAGAAGTATCAGAATCTTGTACGATGGTTCAATTCAATCTTGGCAGAACACAGTGATGCTTTAACAGAAGTTCTTGCTACATATGTTGGCAAAAAAGGAAGGCCAGTGCCTGTTAAATCAAAAGAGCATCAAGGAGTTAGTCAATCTACAAAGAGTGTAAATGGAGATGTTTCTAAAGCAGGAAGCAGGTCTACATTTGAAGTAGATCTTCCAGATGCTGAGATTGGAAAAGTGAAACTGAGATTTGCCCCAGAACCCAGTGGTTTTCTTCATATTGGACACTCAAAAGCGGCACTGTTGAATCAGTATTTTGCTCAAAGATACCAAGGAGAAGTTATTATACGTTTTGATGATACAAATCCTGCAAAAGAAAGCAACGAGTTTGTGGACAATCTTCTAAAGGATATTGAGACCTTGGGCATCAAGTTTGAAACTGTCACATATACTTCGGATTACTTCCCTCAGTTGATGGAAATGGCTGAAAAATTAATTCGTGAGGGTAAAGCATATGTTGACGATACCCCACGTGAGCAAATGCAGAAAGAAAGGATGGATGGAATTGAATCAAAATGTAGAAACAACAGCATAGAGGAGAATCTGAAATTATGGAAGGAAATGATTGCAGGATCTGAAAGGGGTCTGCAGTGCTGTGTGCGGGGGAAACTGGATATGCAGGATCCTAACAAATCACTTCGGGATCCTGTATATTACCGTTGCAATCCGATCCCTCATCATAGGATTGGGTCAAAGTACAAGATATATCCAACTTATGATTTTGCATGCCCATTTGTTGATTCTATAGAGGGTATAACACATGCTCTTCGATCTAGTGAGTACCATGATCGCAATGCGCAATATTACCGGATTCAAGAGGATATGGGTTTGAGAAAGGTCTTTTTGTATGAATTCAGCCGGTTGAATATGGTTTATACACTCCTTAGCAAGCGTAAGCTTCTATGGTTTGTTCAAAATGGACAGGTTGATGGATGGGATGATCCTCGTTTTCCAACTGTCCAAGGAATTGTGCGTAGAGGTCTGAAAGTTGAAGCATTGATTCAGTTCATTCTTGAGCAG GGAGCTTCCAAAAATCTTAATCTCATGGAGTGGGACAAGCTTTGGTCCATAAATAAGAAGATAATTGATCCTGTGTGTCCTAGGCATACAGCTATCATTGAAGAGAGGCGTGTGTTGTTGACCCTAACTAATGGACCCGAGGAACCATTTGTCCGAATTATTCCTAGGCATAAGAAATACGAAGGTGCTGGAGACAAGGCTACAACATTTACaaagaggatatggttagactATGCCGATGCTGAGTTAATTACAGCAGAGGAGGAAGTTACGTTAATGGATTGGGGGAATGCCATTATTAAGGGAATTGAAAAGGACCAAGAAGGAAAGGTAACACAGTTAACAGGAGTTTTACATCTGGAAGGATCTGTGAAGACTACCAAATTGAAGCTTACCTGGTTACCTGAAACAAATGAGCTGGTTAACCTCTCATTGATggagtttgattatttaatcaCAAAGAAGAAG CTTGAAGAAGGTGAGGATTTCCTTGATGTTCTTAATCCGTGCACTAAAAAGGAGACCGCAGCCCTTGGGGACTCGAACATGCGAAATCTGAAGAGGGGAGATGTATTGCAGCTGGAGAGGAAAGGATATTTCAGGTGTGATGCTCCCTACATTAGGCCCTCAAAACCTGTAGTCCTACTTTCGATTCCAGATGGCAGACAACAAACTGGTTTCAAGTAA
- the LOC115719277 gene encoding phytochrome A-2 has translation MSSSRPSHSSSNSGRSKHSARIVAQTTVDAKLHAEFEESGSSFDYTSSVRVSNSVSADVQPRSDKVTTAYLHHIQKGKLIQPFGCLLALDEKTLKVIAYSENSPEMLTMISHAVPSVGDHPVLGIGTDVRTIFTAPSASALQKALGFGDVSLLNPILVHCKTSGKPFYAIVHRVTGSLIIDFEPVKPYEVPMTAAGALQSYKLAAKAITRLQALPSGSMERLCDTMVQEVFELTGYDRVMAYKFHDDDHGEVVSETTKPGLEPYLGLHYPATDIPQAARFLFMKNKVRMIVDCCAKHVKVFQDEKLPFDLTLCGSTLRAPHSCHLQYMENMNSIASLVMAVVVNDGDDEGDSPESVQPQKRKRLWGLVVCHNTTPRFVPFPLRYACEFLVQVFAIHVNKELELENQIVEKNILRTQTLLCDMLMRDAPLGIVTQNPNIMDLVKCDGAALLYKNKVWRLGITPSDSQLHDIASWLSEYHMDSTGLSTDSLCDAGYPGALSLGDIVCGMAAVRITSKDVIFWFRSHTAAEVRWGGAKHDPGEKDDARKMHPRSSFKAFLEVVRTRSFPWKDYEMDAIHSLQLILRNAFKDMDTLDSNTVTVNTKLSDLRIEGMQELEAVTGEMVRLIETATVPILAVDIDGLVNGWNTKISDLTGLPVERAIGKHLLTLVEDSSTDVVKSMLDLALEGKEERNIQFEIKTYGSRNDSGPISLVVNACASRDLHGNVVGVCFVAQDLTAHKTILDKFTRIEGDYKAIVQNRNPLIPPIFGSDEFGWCSEWNPAMTKITGWKREEVIDKMLMGEVFGINMACCRLKNQEAFINLGVVLNNAMTGQESEKIPFGFLARNGKYVECLLCVSKKLDREGSVTGVFCFLQLASLELQQALHVQRLMEQTAVKRLKALAYMKRQIRNPLAGIIFSRKLMESTELGGDQKQLLNTSAQCQRQLSKILDDSDLDTIIDGYSDLEMVEFTLGEVLVASMSQVMMKSKAKGITIEQNAAEETMNDTLYGDSLRLQQVISDFLLIAINFTPSGGQIVIVANLSKDQLGESVHLVRLDFRLIHTGVGIPEALLNQMFGNEGDVSEEGISLLISRKLVKLMNGDVQYLKEAGKSTFIISVELAGAHSKAKASK, from the exons ATGTCTTCTTCAAGACCCAGCCACTCGTCCAGCAATTCGGGGCGATCTAAACACAGTGCTAGAATAGTTGCTCAAACAACTGTTGATGCAAAACTCCATGCTGAGTTTGAGGAGTCAGGTAGTTCATTTGACTACACAAGCTCAGTACGTGTTAGCAACTCAGTTTCTGCTGATGTACAACCAAGGTCTGACAAAGTAACCACCGCTTACCTTCACCACATACAAAAAGGGAAACTGATCCAGCCATTTGGGTGCTTGTTGGCCTTGGATGAGAAAACTTTGAAGGTCATTGCATACAGTGAGAATTCACCTGAAATGCTGACCATGATCAGTCATGCGGTTCCAAGTGTTGGAGATCACCCTGTTCTAGGCATTGGAACAGATGTGAGGACTATTTTTACTGCTCCCAGTGCCTCTGCATTGCAAAAGGCCTTGGGATTTGGAGATGTTTCTCTATTAAATCCCATATTAGTTCATTGCAAGACCTCTGGAAAGCCCTTTTATGCAATTGTTCACCGGGTAACCGGTAGCTTGATCATTGACTTTGAGCCAGTGAAACCTTATGAAGTCCCCATGACTGCTGCCGGGGCCCTGCAATCATACAAACTAGCAGCTAAAGCAATTACTAGATTGCAGGCTCTGCCTAGTGGGAGCATGGAAAGGCTTTGTGACACTATGGTCCAAGAGGTCTTCGAACTCACGGGGTATGACAGGGTGATGGCCTATAAATTTCATGATGATGATCATGGGGAGGTGGTGTCTGAGACTACAAAGCCTGGTCTGGAACCATATCTGGGTTTACATTACCCAGCCACTGATATTCCTCAAGCTGCaagatttttatttatgaaaaataaagttcgTATGATTGTGGATTGTTGTGCAAAACATGTTAAGGTGTTTCAGGATGAGAAGCTTCCGTTTGATCTAACCTTGTGTGGTTCAACTTTAAGGGCTCCTCACAGCTGCCATTTACAATACATGGAGAACATGAATTCCATTGCTTCCCTGGTTATGGCTGTAGTAGTCAATGATGGAGACGATGAGGGTGACAGCCCTGAATCTGTGCAGCCACAAAAGAGAAAGAGACTCTGGGGTTTAGTTGTGTGCCACAATACAACTCCGAGATTCGTTCCTTTCCCTCTGAGGTATGCCTGTGAGTTCTTGGTTCAAGTATTTGCCATCCATGTGAATAAGGAGTTAGAACTAGAAAATCAGATCGTTGAGAAGAACATCCTGAGGACACAAACACTATTGTGTGACATGCTGATGCGTGATGCACCCTTGGGTATTGTGACACAGAACCCAAATATAATGGACCTGGTGAAATGTGATGGGGCTGCTCTCTTGTACAAAAACAAGGTATGGAGGCTAGGAATCACTCCAAGTGATTCTCAGCTTCATGACATAGCCTCATGGCTCTCTGAGTACCATATGGATTCCACTGGTTTGAGTACAGATAGCTTGTGTGATGCAGGCTATCCTGGGGCTCTCTCTCTAGGAGATATAGTATGTGGAATGGCAGCTGTGAGGATAACATCCAAAGACGTGATTTTCTGGTTTCGCTCCCACACTGCTGCAGAAGTCCGATGGGGTGGTGCCAAACATGACCCTGGTGAGAAGGATGATGCAAGGAAGATGCACCCAAGATCTTCATTCAAGGCTTTTCTTGAGGTTGTCAGGACAAGGAGCTTCCCTTGGAAGGATTACGAAATGGATGCAATCCATTCTTTGCAGCTTATCCTGAGGAATGCATTCAAAGATATGGACACTTTGGATTCAAACACTGTGACTGTCAATACAAAGCTATCTGACTTAAGAATTGAAGGGATGCAAGAACTTGAAGCTGTGACAGGCGAGATGGTCCGTTTAATTGAAACAGCCACTGTGCCAATTTTGGCTGTGGATATTGATGGGCTGGTTAACGGGTGGAACACTAAGATTTCTGACTTGACTGGTCTTCCGGTTGAGAGAGCAATTGGGAAGCATTTACTGACTCTTGTGGAAGATTCATCAACTGATGTTGTCAAATCAATGTTAGACTTGGCATTGGAAG GCAAAGAGGAAAGGAACATTCAATTTGAGATCAAAACTTATGGTTCTAGGAATGACTCTGGTCCCATCAGCTTGGTAGTGAATGCTTGTGCAAGTAGGGACCTTCATGGAAATGTTGTCGGGGTGTGTTTTGTGGCCCAAGATCTAACTGCTCATAAGACTATTTTGGACAAGTTCACTCGAATCGAAGGTGATTACAAGGCAATTGTACAAAACCGGAACCCATTGATACCCCCAATTTTTGGTAGTGATGAATTTGGCTGGTGTTCTGAGTGGAATCCAGCAATGACAAAGATAACTGGTTGGAAACGAGAAGAGGTCATTGATAAAATGCTTATGGGAGAGGTTTTCGGGATAAACATGGCATGTTGCCGTCTCAAAAATCAAGAGGCCTTCATAAATCTTGGCGTTGTGTTGAATAATGCCATGACAGGTCAAGAATCTGAAAAGATTCCTTTTGGGTTTTTGGCCCGGAATGGGAAATACGTAGAATGCCTGCTTTGTGTGAGTAAGAAATTAGACAGGGAGGGTTCAGTCACTGGGGTCTTTTGCTTCTTGCAGCTTGctagcctagaactgcagcaaGCACTTCATGTCCAGCGCTTAATGGAGCAAACTGCTGTGAAGAGATTGAAAGCATTAGCATATATGAAGAGACAGATCCGCAATCCATTGGCTGGAATAATATTTTCAAGGAAATTGATGGAAAGTACTGAGTTGGGAGGTGACCAAAAACAGCTTCTGAATACTAGTGCTCAATGCCAGCGGCAGCTTAGCAAGATTCTTGATGACTCTGATCTTGACACCATCATAGACGG CTATTCTGATCTGGAAATGGTTGAGTTCACTTTGGGTGAGGTATTGGTTGCCTCTATGAGCCAAGTCATGATGAAAAGCAAAGCAAAGGGAATCACCATAGAACAAAATGCAGCAGAAGAGACTATGAATGATACCTTATATGGTGACAGTCTCAGACTTCAACAAGTCATATCAGATTTCTTACTAATAGCAATTAACTTTACACCAAGCGGAGGCCAGATTGTTATAGTTGCAAACCTCAGCAAAGATCAGCTAGGAGAGTCTGTTCATCTCGTGCGTCTCGACTTTAG ATTGATTCATACAGGGGTGGGGATACCGGAAGCATTGCTGAACCAGATGTTCGGAAACGAAGGAGATGTATCTGAAGAGGGCATCAGCCTGCTGATCAGTAGAAAATTGGTGAAGCTGATGAATGGAGATGTGCAGTATCTGAAAGAAGCTGGCAAATCAACTTTCATCATATCTGTTGAGCTTGCTGGAGCTCATAGTAAAGCGAAGGCTTCCAAGTGA
- the LOC115719278 gene encoding jasmonate-induced oxygenase 4, with product MEVGGEPIRVQSLAQAGLTQVPLQYVQPPQHRPIHSSSSPPITIPVIDLFGSDPAQRDLVRAAIGRACNDWGAFHVIGHGISTDLLRRVKRVGLTFFNDCPVADKVRYACDPTSSATEGYGSRMLERDDTVLDWRDYFDHHTLPLSRRNPSRWPHFPADYRSTMAEYSDRTGSLASELLELISESLGLPSRCIEDAVGEFYQNITISYYPPCPQPELTLGLQEHSDMGAITLLVQDEVGGLEVLKDGQWVKVQPLDDDAILVLLADQTEIITNGKYKSAQHRAITNAHRARLSVATFHDPAKAVKISPASQLLSKSSPPRFRGVVYGDYVSSWYTKGPEGKRNIDALLLES from the exons ATGGAAGTCGGCGGCGAGCCCATTAGAGTTCAGAGCCTTGCCCAAGCCGGTCTAACCCAAGTTCCTCTCCAATACGTTCAACCACCACAGCACCGACCTATACATTCATCTTCATCTCCGCCGATCACAATTCCAGTTATCGACTTATTCGGCTCGGACCCGGCCCAAAGAGACTTGGTCCGGGCCGCTATTGGGCGGGCCTGCAACGACTGGGGAGCCTTCCACGTCATCGGCCATGGAATCTCTACCGATTTGCTCCGGCGCGTGAAGCGCGTCGGACTCACCTTCTTCAACGACTGCCCCGTTGCCGATAAGGTCCGGTACGCGTGCGATCCAACCTCCTCGGCCACGGAGGGGTATGGAAGCCGAATGTTGGAGCGAGACGACACCGTTTTGGACTGGAGGGACTACTTTGATCACCACACACTTCCCCTATCTCGACGGAACCCTTCCCGTTGGCCTCACTTTCCAGCCGATTACCGCTCGACGATGGCAGAGTACAGCGATCGAACGGGGTCATTGGCGAGCGAGCTGCTTGAGTTGATTTCGGAGAGTCTAGGACTTCCGTCGAGGTGTATTGAAGACGCAGTGGGAGAATTCTACCAGAATATTACGATTAGTTATTACCCGCCGTGTCCTCAGCCGGAGCTGACTTTGGGTTTGCAAGAGCATTCAGATATGGGGGCGATTACTTTGCTGGTTCAAGATGAGGTTGGTGGGCTTGAGGTTCTAAAAGATGGACAATGGGTTAAGGTGCAGCCTTTGGATGATGATGCCATTCTCGTTCTTTTGGCTGACCAAACTGAG ATAATCACCAATGGAAAGTACAAAAGTGCTCAACATAGGGCCATTACAAATGCCCATCGAGCACGACTGTCAGTTGCTACATTCCATGATCCAGCCAAAGCAGTAAAGATATCCCCTGCTTCTCAACTTCTCAGCAAGTCTTCTCCACCTAGGTTTCGGGGTGTTGTTTATGGCGATTATGTGTCGTCATGGTATACAAAGGGCCCTGAAGGAAAACGAAACATTGATGCTCTTCTTCTTGAATCTTGA